One segment of Nostoc piscinale CENA21 DNA contains the following:
- a CDS encoding sensor histidine kinase, producing the protein MRKKIDVANQQLVKMEYQSFDLVKENKQQAAQQLLSSHEYENQKQIYADGVAKRRLNISLELQQQVARYRQKIFWAILGSIVSLILLIPSWLLVLKLLQEYLKAKQIAQLALEETNLALETKVAARTETLNQKNLELEQTLQELQNTQLHLIQTEKMSSLGQLVAGVAHEINNPVNFIYGNLKYAREYTQQLMDLINLYQQEYSGTNSQINTTIKELDIEFILDDLPKILSSMEVGADRIREIVLTLRNFSRLDEAEMKPVDIHEGIDSTLLILQHSLKGKTGQKEIKVIKDYCENLPQIECYAGGLNQVFMNILNNAVDALREKEVEELKQKIKQQNNYIQIQTQVKNKKYILIRIKDNGFGIPEEVKSKLFDPFFTTKPVGKGTGLGLSISYQIIVDKHKGNINCISSSGRGTEFVIELPIKQTSYNL; encoded by the coding sequence ATGCGAAAAAAAATTGATGTAGCTAATCAGCAGTTAGTTAAAATGGAATATCAATCTTTTGATTTAGTCAAGGAGAATAAACAACAAGCAGCACAACAATTGCTTTCTAGCCACGAATATGAAAATCAAAAGCAAATTTATGCTGATGGGGTTGCGAAAAGAAGATTGAATATATCATTAGAACTACAACAACAAGTTGCTCGATATCGTCAAAAAATATTTTGGGCAATTTTAGGTTCTATTGTCAGTTTAATATTGCTAATTCCTTCATGGTTGTTAGTACTAAAATTATTGCAGGAATATTTAAAAGCCAAACAAATTGCTCAACTGGCCTTAGAAGAAACTAATTTGGCGCTAGAAACAAAAGTTGCAGCTAGGACAGAAACATTAAATCAGAAAAATCTTGAATTAGAACAGACATTACAAGAATTGCAAAATACTCAACTACATTTAATTCAAACTGAAAAGATGTCTTCTCTTGGTCAGTTAGTTGCTGGGGTTGCTCATGAAATTAATAATCCTGTTAATTTTATTTACGGTAACTTGAAATATGCGCGAGAATATACTCAGCAACTAATGGATTTAATTAATTTATATCAACAAGAATATTCTGGTACTAATTCGCAAATAAATACTACAATCAAAGAGCTAGATATAGAATTTATTCTTGACGATTTGCCTAAGATTTTATCCTCAATGGAAGTTGGTGCTGATCGTATCCGCGAGATTGTACTAACATTGCGTAACTTTTCTCGTCTTGATGAAGCTGAAATGAAACCTGTAGATATTCATGAAGGCATTGACAGTACTTTGCTAATTTTACAACATAGCCTAAAAGGTAAGACTGGTCAAAAAGAAATTAAAGTTATTAAAGACTATTGCGAGAATTTACCTCAGATTGAATGTTATGCAGGCGGATTAAATCAGGTATTTATGAATATACTGAATAATGCTGTTGATGCCTTACGAGAAAAGGAAGTTGAAGAATTAAAGCAAAAGATTAAACAACAGAATAATTATATTCAGATCCAAACACAAGTTAAAAATAAAAAATATATACTTATTCGCATCAAAGATAACGGTTTTGGCATACCAGAGGAAGTGAAAAGTAAACTATTTGACCCATTTTTTACTACTAAACCTGTGGGTAAAGGTACTGGTTTAGGATTATCTATTAGTTATCAAATCATTGTAGATAAACACAAGGGAAATATTAACTGTATTTCCTCATCAGGCAGGGGTACAGAATTTGTAATTGAGCTTCCTATCAAACAGACATCATATAACTTATAA
- a CDS encoding response regulator, with amino-acid sequence MGGLGLGLAIARQIIEAHGGSINAASAGEGQGATFTVQLPLMSASNLDTPDDSNCQTLSIEKLRVVVVDDEADSLELVKVLLEQEGAFVKEVLSPIKALPLLATAKFDLLISDIGMPDMDGYTFIHQVRHLLPQFNREIPAIALTAFVGETNQRQILAAGFQAHLAKPIEPQQLLDAIASVIA; translated from the coding sequence TTGGGGGGGTTAGGGCTGGGGTTGGCGATCGCCCGTCAAATAATTGAAGCACATGGGGGGAGTATCAATGCTGCCAGTGCCGGAGAAGGACAAGGGGCAACCTTTACAGTACAGTTACCTTTAATGTCTGCATCAAATCTTGATACTCCTGACGACTCCAACTGTCAAACATTGAGTATAGAAAAACTCCGCGTGGTTGTGGTTGATGATGAGGCCGATTCTCTCGAACTGGTGAAGGTGCTACTGGAACAAGAAGGCGCATTTGTCAAAGAAGTATTATCTCCGATCAAAGCCCTACCTTTGTTAGCTACAGCAAAATTCGATTTGCTGATCAGTGATATTGGAATGCCAGACATGGACGGCTACACTTTTATTCATCAAGTGCGTCATCTACTACCGCAATTTAACCGAGAGATTCCCGCGATCGCCTTGACTGCTTTTGTTGGGGAGACAAATCAACGTCAAATCCTCGCGGCGGGATTTCAAGCACATCTCGCTAAACCAATTGAACCACAACAACTACTAGATGCGATCGCCAGTGTAATCGCTTGA